A section of the Alkalihalobacillus sp. LMS39 genome encodes:
- a CDS encoding GntR family transcriptional regulator — protein sequence MFIRIDPKTNVALYEQVIQQIKEMCARGLLKPDDKLPSVRELSAQIVINPNTVAKAYKELERQGVIVTVRGKGTFIAEFESQEVTEKQKHKIKKDIEKLIIECKYLGISNDQLKQWVDELNLDLMDKNK from the coding sequence ATGTTTATACGAATAGATCCGAAAACTAATGTTGCCTTGTATGAACAAGTCATACAGCAAATAAAAGAAATGTGTGCAAGGGGACTTTTAAAGCCGGATGATAAATTACCTTCTGTACGTGAGCTCTCCGCTCAAATCGTCATTAATCCTAACACGGTTGCTAAAGCTTATAAAGAGTTAGAGAGACAAGGAGTGATAGTCACGGTTAGGGGAAAAGGGACATTTATTGCTGAGTTTGAGTCCCAAGAAGTGACGGAAAAACAGAAGCATAAAATAAAAAAAGATATTGAAAAATTGATTATTGAATGTAAATACTTAGGGATATCTAATGACCAGCTAAAGCAGTGGGTGGACGAACTAAATTTGGATTTAATGGATAAAAATAAATAA
- a CDS encoding glycosyltransferase: MVEVITMALQILAFLIIGYMFVVMLFYIVMFFISAFQLRSQYELNEKDIYEEMAESIDTKPISIIVPAFNEEVGIYSSVRSLLSIHYPEYEIIVVNDGSKDKTLQEMIERFQMKKVNRIVKQSIASKEVHAIYQSTLYDYVYLVDKSNGGKADALNAGINIARFPYICSLDGDSVLERDAFLKVMKPIIDSNEQVIATGGSIRIANDCIIERGELMEVRLSKRPIVIMQVIEYLRAFLLGRVGLSKHNLLLIVSGAFGVFQKEWVIKAGGYAPNTVGEDMELVVRLHRLIKEGNYNHRIEYIPDPVCWTEAPESIKILRRQRSRWQRGLFESLWLHRNMLFNRKYGNVGIVSMPFFLFVELLGAVVEFFGYLLVVIGIFTSFIYIELAILLFMMTFLYGSILSMTAVLLEEWSLRKYKNTTDIIRLFLYSLTEAFWYRPLTVLWRCEGLLQVFSKKKQWGEMTRKGISK, encoded by the coding sequence ATGGTCGAAGTAATCACAATGGCATTGCAAATACTAGCTTTCCTTATTATTGGCTATATGTTTGTCGTCATGTTGTTTTATATTGTTATGTTTTTCATATCTGCATTTCAGTTGCGCAGTCAGTATGAATTAAATGAAAAAGATATCTACGAAGAAATGGCTGAGTCCATTGATACAAAGCCGATCTCCATTATTGTCCCTGCTTTTAATGAAGAAGTTGGGATTTATAGTAGTGTTCGTTCTCTCCTTAGTATTCACTACCCTGAGTATGAAATTATTGTTGTCAATGATGGCTCAAAAGACAAGACATTACAAGAAATGATTGAACGGTTTCAAATGAAAAAAGTGAATCGAATTGTAAAACAAAGCATTGCTTCAAAGGAAGTTCATGCTATATATCAATCTACCCTTTATGATTATGTGTATTTGGTCGATAAAAGTAATGGAGGGAAAGCAGATGCCTTAAATGCAGGCATAAATATTGCTAGATTTCCTTATATTTGCTCTTTAGATGGTGATTCGGTTTTAGAGCGTGACGCCTTTTTAAAAGTAATGAAACCAATTATTGACTCAAACGAACAAGTGATTGCAACAGGTGGAAGCATTAGGATAGCGAATGATTGTATTATTGAGCGTGGGGAACTGATGGAAGTTCGTCTATCCAAACGACCTATCGTCATTATGCAAGTCATTGAATATTTACGAGCCTTTTTATTAGGACGTGTTGGATTAAGTAAACATAATCTACTCTTAATAGTTTCTGGTGCTTTCGGTGTTTTTCAAAAAGAATGGGTGATTAAAGCGGGAGGATATGCACCGAATACGGTTGGGGAAGATATGGAGCTTGTTGTCCGGCTCCATCGGTTAATAAAAGAAGGAAATTATAACCACCGAATCGAGTATATTCCTGATCCTGTCTGTTGGACAGAAGCACCTGAGTCAATCAAAATACTCAGGCGACAACGAAGTCGTTGGCAAAGAGGGTTATTTGAATCGCTTTGGCTTCATAGAAACATGTTGTTTAATCGCAAATATGGCAATGTGGGAATCGTCTCCATGCCGTTCTTTTTATTTGTTGAGCTTTTAGGTGCTGTCGTTGAGTTTTTTGGATATCTTTTAGTCGTAATTGGAATTTTTACATCGTTTATTTATATTGAATTAGCTATATTACTTTTTATGATGACATTTCTATACGGTTCGATTTTATCGATGACTGCTGTTCTGCTTGAAGAATGGAGCTTACGCAAATACAAAAATACAACAGATATTATTCGATTATTCCTTTATTCATTAACAGAAGCGTTTTGGTACCGTCCACTAACTGTGTTATGGCGCTGTGAAGGTTTACTTCAAGTGTTTTCTAAAAAGAAACAATGGGGTGAAATGACGAGAAAAGGAATCTCGAAATAA
- a CDS encoding HNH endonuclease: MVLKKRGACELCLRTDIEQTVHHLIPREEGGALLEKAMLCIPCHKQIHALYSNRELAIRLHTIEALQADEKIQSYLRWIKKQPSTVLTKVKKSKTR; the protein is encoded by the coding sequence ATGGTTTTGAAAAAAAGAGGCGCATGCGAGCTTTGTTTACGGACAGATATTGAACAAACCGTTCACCATTTAATCCCAAGGGAGGAAGGGGGAGCATTGTTAGAAAAAGCAATGCTTTGTATACCATGTCATAAACAAATTCATGCTCTATACTCAAACCGAGAACTCGCGATTCGTTTACATACAATCGAAGCGTTGCAGGCGGACGAGAAAATTCAATCTTATTTACGTTGGATAAAAAAACAACCATCGACTGTATTAACAAAAGTGAAAAAGTCGAAAACACGGTAG
- the mscL gene encoding large conductance mechanosensitive channel protein MscL, with product MMEEFKEFAMRGNVIDMSIGVIIGTTFGRIVQSFVDDILMPPIGLIIGKVDFSNLFINFTNEPISTVTEAKEFGIPTLNYGIFLNHLFHFIIVAFVLFMFVRQMNRIRRPNENLLDSIKTKNCSFCFSTIPYKATRCPNCTSVLNDQKDPPIAQKQNETIIRFKSK from the coding sequence ATCATGGAAGAGTTTAAAGAATTTGCAATGAGAGGCAATGTTATCGATATGAGTATCGGTGTCATTATCGGCACAACTTTTGGTAGGATTGTTCAATCTTTCGTTGATGATATACTTATGCCGCCAATTGGGTTAATTATTGGGAAAGTAGACTTTTCCAACCTGTTTATAAACTTTACGAATGAACCGATTTCAACTGTGACAGAAGCAAAAGAATTCGGAATCCCTACGTTAAATTATGGGATATTTTTAAATCATCTTTTCCATTTTATCATTGTGGCTTTCGTATTATTTATGTTTGTCCGTCAAATGAATCGAATTCGTCGACCAAATGAAAACCTACTTGATAGTATTAAAACGAAAAATTGTTCATTTTGCTTTTCAACGATTCCTTATAAAGCTACACGATGCCCAAATTGTACGTCTGTCCTAAACGACCAGAAAGACCCTCCAATCGCCCAAAAACAAAACGAGACGATCATTCGCTTTAAAAGTAAATGA
- a CDS encoding phosphatidylglycerophosphatase A: MKLPVPCDIVEDAARKLLQERGVTIEAIAQIVYELQVKYNPTLEMEDCIESANAVLWKREIQHAILVGVELDKLAEQGKLSEPLQSLITSDEGLFGVDETIALGSVFGFGSIAVTTFGYLDKAKYGIIEDLDKNKKQTHTFLDDLVCSIAASAAARLAHRLRDREEKRDRNEIKKREEEDLIG, encoded by the coding sequence ATGAAACTACCTGTACCATGCGATATTGTTGAAGATGCGGCAAGAAAGCTATTGCAAGAAAGAGGCGTAACCATTGAAGCGATTGCTCAAATTGTGTATGAACTTCAAGTAAAGTATAATCCAACATTAGAAATGGAAGATTGTATTGAAAGTGCAAATGCAGTGTTGTGGAAACGAGAAATTCAACATGCGATTTTAGTAGGGGTTGAATTAGATAAATTAGCAGAGCAAGGAAAACTTTCAGAACCCCTTCAATCATTAATTACATCAGATGAAGGATTATTCGGTGTAGATGAAACGATTGCTCTTGGTTCTGTGTTTGGCTTTGGTAGTATTGCTGTGACGACTTTTGGCTATTTAGACAAAGCGAAATATGGAATTATTGAAGATTTAGATAAAAATAAAAAACAAACACATACGTTTTTAGATGACTTAGTTTGTAGTATAGCTGCGAGTGCTGCTGCAAGATTAGCGCATCGCCTTCGTGACCGCGAAGAAAAACGAGATCGAAATGAGATAAAGAAAAGAGAAGAAGAAGATTTAATTGGGTAA
- the fumC gene encoding class II fumarate hydratase: MSYRIERDTLGEMKVPVEKLWGAQTQRSLENFKIGKEKMPEEMIQAFAILKKSCARANERLHNMSKVKADIISEVCDDILSGGYEDHFPLVVWQTGSGTQSNMNMNEVISYEANNRLEQMGEDTRIHPNDDVNQSQSSNDTFPTAMHIAALVKTEEELLPALRHLINTLIEKEQKYATLIKIGRTHLQDATPLTLGQEISGWRKMLEKSLAMISSSLSSLHELAIGGTAVGTGINAHPDFGKLVAEEISLITNKSFTSADNKFHALTSHDELVFVHGALKALAADFMKIANDIRWLASGPRSGIGELTIPANEPGSSIMPGKVNPTQSEAVTMVCAQVMGNDATIGFAASQGNFELNVFKPVIIYNYLQSVQLLSDSLHSFTEKCAVGIEANEQIIKKHLEHSLMLVTALNPHIGYEKAAKIAKTAHEKGLTLKAAALETKLLTAEQFDEFVKPENMV; encoded by the coding sequence ATGTCTTATCGAATAGAACGAGATACATTAGGCGAAATGAAAGTTCCAGTTGAAAAATTATGGGGGGCTCAAACACAACGAAGTTTGGAAAATTTCAAAATTGGGAAAGAAAAAATGCCAGAAGAAATGATTCAAGCTTTTGCGATATTAAAAAAATCTTGTGCGAGGGCGAATGAACGATTACATAATATGAGTAAGGTTAAAGCCGATATCATTAGCGAAGTATGTGATGATATTTTATCTGGTGGGTATGAAGACCATTTTCCCCTCGTTGTTTGGCAAACGGGAAGTGGAACACAATCCAATATGAACATGAATGAAGTCATTTCGTATGAAGCGAATAATCGTTTAGAACAAATGGGAGAAGACACAAGAATTCACCCTAATGATGATGTGAATCAATCCCAAAGTTCAAATGATACATTTCCAACAGCGATGCATATTGCCGCTTTAGTAAAAACAGAAGAAGAACTTCTTCCTGCTCTAAGACATTTGATTAACACCTTGATTGAAAAAGAACAAAAATATGCTACACTCATAAAAATTGGTCGAACACATCTTCAAGATGCTACCCCACTAACACTCGGACAAGAAATAAGTGGTTGGAGAAAGATGCTAGAAAAATCGTTAGCGATGATTTCCTCAAGCTTATCATCATTACATGAATTGGCGATCGGAGGAACAGCTGTAGGTACGGGTATTAATGCGCATCCTGACTTTGGAAAGCTAGTGGCTGAAGAAATAAGTCTAATAACGAATAAATCTTTTACCTCAGCCGACAACAAGTTTCACGCACTCACTAGTCACGACGAGCTTGTGTTTGTTCATGGCGCATTAAAAGCATTAGCAGCAGATTTCATGAAAATAGCGAATGACATCCGCTGGTTAGCTAGTGGACCTCGCTCTGGTATTGGTGAACTCACAATTCCTGCAAATGAACCAGGAAGTTCAATTATGCCTGGAAAAGTAAACCCAACCCAAAGTGAAGCAGTGACAATGGTTTGTGCGCAAGTAATGGGAAATGATGCAACGATTGGGTTTGCAGCGAGTCAGGGAAATTTTGAATTAAATGTCTTTAAGCCGGTTATTATTTATAATTATCTTCAATCCGTTCAATTGTTGTCTGATTCATTACATTCCTTTACGGAAAAATGTGCGGTCGGAATTGAAGCAAATGAGCAAATTATAAAAAAACATCTTGAACATTCCTTAATGTTAGTCACTGCCCTTAACCCTCACATTGGATATGAAAAAGCAGCGAAAATAGCCAAAACAGCTCATGAAAAAGGATTGACGTTAAAAGCAGCCGCATTAGAAACGAAACTGTTGACTGCTGAACAATTTGATGAATTTGTAAAACCTGAAAACATGGTATAA
- a CDS encoding alpha/beta hydrolase-fold protein, translating into MKKLYGKTMEKQITSRFLKTDIPILLYLPPNYSDLYSYDVLIAQDGKDYFQLGRIARQTEELIEQNKIKDIIIAGIPYPSVEKRREWYHPNGTFHKQYLRFLAEELVPFLDKEFQTQPVNTGRVLVGDSLGATVSLIAALEYPHTFTNAILQSPFVNEDVLHTVTNKIQTQLQLYHVIGLQETEVQTTNGRTVDFLQPNRKLNQLLSNRISHYYYEEFNGDHTWKYWQPDLKKALVHMFAPSVKTK; encoded by the coding sequence ATGAAGAAGCTATATGGGAAAACGATGGAGAAACAGATAACAAGTCGTTTTCTAAAAACAGACATTCCCATTCTCCTATATTTACCACCGAACTATTCTGACTTATATTCATATGACGTATTGATTGCTCAAGATGGGAAAGATTACTTTCAACTTGGACGTATCGCAAGACAAACGGAAGAACTCATTGAACAAAACAAAATAAAGGATATTATTATCGCTGGTATTCCTTACCCTTCCGTTGAGAAAAGAAGAGAGTGGTATCATCCAAATGGGACATTCCACAAACAATACTTACGCTTTTTAGCAGAAGAGCTTGTGCCTTTTCTTGACAAAGAGTTTCAAACCCAGCCTGTTAACACAGGAAGAGTGTTAGTCGGTGATTCATTAGGAGCTACAGTTTCACTTATTGCTGCTCTCGAATACCCACACACATTTACAAACGCCATTTTACAATCTCCATTTGTAAATGAAGATGTATTACATACCGTCACTAACAAAATTCAAACTCAGCTTCAGCTTTACCATGTCATCGGGTTACAAGAAACAGAAGTACAAACAACAAATGGTCGCACCGTTGACTTTTTACAACCAAATCGAAAATTAAATCAATTACTTTCAAACCGAATCTCTCATTATTACTATGAAGAATTTAATGGTGACCATACATGGAAGTATTGGCAGCCAGACTTAAAAAAAGCGCTAGTCCATATGTTTGCGCCTTCAGTAAAAACAAAGTAA
- a CDS encoding GNAT family N-acetyltransferase encodes MNVVVVKDEEQLQDAYHIRTVVFVEEQKVPIEEEIDQYEQEATHFVMYDQNQPVGAGRLRHVDGMAKIERICILPNYRKTGAGKVLMEKIEEVAKELHVTEAKLNAQIQAEGFYKKLGYLTVSGQFLDAGIPHVTMKKTLT; translated from the coding sequence GTGAATGTCGTTGTCGTAAAAGATGAAGAACAACTCCAAGACGCTTACCATATAAGAACCGTTGTATTTGTTGAAGAGCAAAAAGTTCCTATTGAAGAAGAAATTGACCAATATGAACAAGAAGCCACTCACTTTGTTATGTATGACCAAAATCAACCTGTTGGTGCAGGTCGCCTTCGTCATGTTGATGGCATGGCCAAAATCGAACGTATTTGTATTCTTCCAAACTATCGTAAAACAGGCGCTGGAAAAGTTTTAATGGAAAAAATAGAAGAAGTAGCAAAAGAACTGCATGTAACAGAAGCTAAACTCAATGCGCAAATTCAAGCAGAAGGTTTTTATAAAAAGCTTGGATATCTCACTGTTTCCGGACAATTTCTAGATGCAGGCATCCCTCATGTCACAATGAAAAAAACATTAACATAA
- the msrB gene encoding peptide-methionine (R)-S-oxide reductase MsrB translates to MVSPFDKQPGIESVISGYTGGHTENPTYEEVCTNETGHYEAVEITFDPDVFPYEKLLELFWQQIDPTDPGGQFHDRGHSYQTVIFYHNDNQKKVAEQSKETLQQSSKFSKPIVTQILPARAFYPAEDYHQDYYKKNPLRYKHYRKGSGREDYIKTTWGNGFSKEELKEKLTPIQYEVTQNNGTERPFMNEFWNDEREGIYVDIVSGEPLFSSLDKYDAGCGWPSFTKPIHVETVEEKADFTHNMVRTEVRSKQADSHLGHVFPDGPGPDGLRYCINSAALRFIPKEDLEKEGYGRYLTLFTG, encoded by the coding sequence ATGGTCTCTCCTTTTGATAAACAACCCGGGATTGAAAGCGTCATTTCCGGTTATACAGGTGGCCACACAGAAAACCCTACATATGAAGAAGTATGCACAAATGAAACAGGTCATTATGAGGCAGTCGAAATTACATTTGATCCCGACGTGTTCCCATACGAGAAATTATTAGAACTGTTTTGGCAACAAATTGATCCAACCGACCCAGGTGGTCAATTTCATGACCGAGGACACTCCTACCAAACCGTTATTTTTTATCATAATGACAATCAAAAAAAAGTAGCTGAGCAATCAAAAGAAACACTCCAACAAAGCAGCAAGTTTTCAAAACCAATTGTCACGCAAATTCTTCCTGCTCGAGCTTTTTATCCAGCAGAAGACTATCATCAAGACTACTATAAGAAAAATCCCTTACGATATAAACATTATCGCAAAGGATCTGGACGAGAAGATTATATAAAAACGACATGGGGGAATGGTTTTTCCAAAGAAGAATTAAAAGAAAAGCTAACACCAATTCAATATGAAGTGACACAAAATAACGGGACTGAACGACCGTTTATGAATGAATTTTGGAATGATGAACGGGAAGGCATTTATGTGGATATCGTTTCCGGTGAACCCTTGTTTAGTTCATTAGACAAATATGATGCCGGTTGTGGATGGCCAAGCTTTACAAAACCTATTCATGTTGAAACAGTTGAAGAAAAAGCCGATTTTACACACAACATGGTGCGCACAGAGGTTCGTAGTAAGCAAGCCGACTCACACCTAGGACATGTATTCCCAGATGGGCCTGGCCCAGATGGTTTACGCTATTGTATTAACTCCGCCGCTTTACGCTTTATTCCTAAAGAAGATTTAGAAAAAGAAGGGTATGGGCGGTATTTGACTTTATTTACCGGTTAA
- a CDS encoding response regulator, whose translation MKKYQKLLIARCKQTLLEWEQKEKIDGKEFYRFFHSLKGTAASIELHELATIADHVLEEINTLEKDEWYPDEWKCYTAPLGQLLGKEEQETILPIEPIKYQKKDEQNKLVLIVDDDIDMVTFLKTNLEQQGYMVLAALTAKKAIQVFYNQKPDCVLLDVNLPDKNGFDVLKKMLEKSHSLFIPVFMMSTDNSKETVVKSFQMGAVDFVAKPIFIEEIVARLENRLKYKEMISEAVLIDELTGAFNRKFFSIEVERQLYEFKRSKDPFSIVLIDLDHFKQVNDLYGHDIGDIVLREFSNYVKKAKRHSDFFIRYGGEEFVLILPRTTKEDSKIFIERLLKGFSKIEFPTNENKTFTSTFSSGIVEVNDENTDIDTYMKHADQALYEAKAAGRKAVVIYNSKETYQIQKKVLRIGIIDDDTIVHQIVSEQLEKLKIGHYAIEISSFREGEAFFESKWHTQPGKNLVILDGIMPRMDGLEVLQKLRKHPNGKNAMVLMLTGRKSEKDIVKALELGADDYLTKPFSLPELIARVKRLTIRMITE comes from the coding sequence ATGAAAAAATATCAAAAATTATTAATTGCTCGGTGTAAACAAACTCTTCTTGAATGGGAACAAAAAGAGAAAATTGATGGCAAAGAGTTTTATCGTTTTTTTCATTCATTAAAAGGAACAGCGGCATCAATTGAATTACATGAACTGGCAACTATCGCAGATCATGTATTAGAAGAAATTAACACCTTGGAAAAAGATGAGTGGTACCCGGATGAGTGGAAATGTTACACTGCGCCGTTAGGGCAGTTATTAGGAAAAGAAGAGCAGGAAACGATATTACCGATTGAACCAATCAAATATCAAAAGAAAGATGAACAGAATAAACTGGTGTTAATTGTTGATGATGATATTGATATGGTTACCTTCTTAAAAACAAATTTAGAACAGCAAGGATATATGGTACTTGCTGCATTAACAGCTAAAAAAGCCATTCAAGTTTTTTATAATCAAAAGCCGGATTGTGTCCTTCTTGATGTCAATTTACCTGACAAAAATGGTTTTGATGTTTTAAAAAAGATGTTAGAGAAATCACATAGCTTATTTATCCCGGTTTTTATGATGAGTACTGATAATTCGAAGGAAACGGTAGTAAAAAGCTTTCAAATGGGTGCAGTAGATTTTGTAGCGAAACCAATCTTTATTGAAGAGATCGTTGCTCGTCTAGAAAACCGTTTGAAATATAAAGAAATGATCAGTGAGGCTGTTTTAATTGATGAATTAACTGGTGCTTTTAATCGAAAGTTTTTTTCGATTGAGGTGGAACGTCAGCTTTATGAATTTAAACGCTCAAAAGACCCATTTTCGATTGTCTTGATTGACCTAGACCATTTTAAACAAGTGAATGACTTATATGGTCATGATATCGGTGACATTGTGTTAAGAGAGTTTTCCAATTATGTCAAAAAGGCTAAACGACATTCTGATTTTTTCATCCGTTACGGTGGGGAAGAATTTGTTTTGATTTTGCCAAGAACAACAAAAGAAGATTCCAAAATTTTTATAGAGCGATTATTAAAAGGATTTTCGAAAATAGAGTTTCCAACAAATGAAAACAAAACGTTCACTAGCACATTTTCTTCAGGTATCGTTGAAGTGAATGACGAGAATACCGACATCGATACTTATATGAAACATGCTGATCAAGCGCTCTATGAAGCAAAGGCAGCAGGACGAAAAGCGGTCGTAATTTATAATAGTAAAGAAACGTACCAGATCCAGAAAAAAGTGCTTCGAATCGGAATTATCGATGATGATACGATCGTGCATCAAATTGTATCCGAACAGCTTGAGAAATTAAAGATTGGTCATTATGCGATTGAAATTTCTTCGTTCAGAGAAGGTGAAGCTTTTTTTGAATCAAAATGGCACACACAACCTGGGAAAAATTTAGTCATTTTAGATGGGATTATGCCGAGAATGGATGGACTAGAAGTGCTACAAAAATTGCGGAAACACCCGAATGGGAAAAATGCCATGGTATTAATGTTAACAGGCAGAAAAAGTGAAAAAGATATTGTAAAAGCATTAGAGCTTGGAGCAGATGATTATTTAACAAAACCGTTTAGTTTACCTGAACTTATTGCTCGTGTAAAAAGGCTTACGATTAGGATGATAACAGAATGA
- a CDS encoding BCCT family transporter — MENYSYNKKKPGSVFIISAILVFLFVLWGVVSPQSLANTADYLLGVTIENFGWFYMLVTAFFIAFVLFLAISPFGKLRLGKQNDKPEYSYYTWVGMLFSAGIGVGFVFWGVAEPVLYYMDPPPGIAAETTEAARMGLRYSVFHWALHPWAIFSLVALALAYVQFRKEQPALISSAFYPLIGKKVDSWYGRGIDVLAVLATATGVATTFGLSAIQITGGLSFLTPIPNTVITQMVVIFIVTILFIFSAASGLNRGIRILSVTNLTIAGILLLFMIIFGPTLFIAESFVTTLGGYISNVIPMSLTMNPFSGSVWLGAYTIFFWAWHISWAPFMGLFIARISRGRTIREFVFGVLLVPSVLGLIWFTAFGGTALHLDITGGHQIAEVVSSNVELALFATLAELPLGGLMSGIAVILILIFFITSADSASYVLGAMTSRGSLNPYMYVKVVWGFLIAATASVLLLSGGLQGLQTASIIAALPFAVIMVFMTISIFMMLNTDLQTERKKKQEKQLDKLKEEIREEVYEDIKEEVKEEILEEINEEETMKETENKKNL, encoded by the coding sequence ATGGAAAATTATTCTTATAATAAAAAGAAACCAGGTAGTGTTTTTATTATTTCAGCCATCCTTGTTTTTTTATTTGTTTTATGGGGTGTTGTCTCTCCACAATCGTTAGCGAATACGGCTGATTATTTGTTAGGCGTAACCATTGAGAATTTTGGTTGGTTTTATATGCTTGTGACTGCTTTTTTTATTGCATTTGTATTATTTTTAGCGATAAGTCCATTCGGTAAATTACGATTAGGAAAACAAAATGATAAACCAGAATACTCCTATTATACTTGGGTTGGGATGTTATTTTCAGCGGGCATAGGTGTTGGATTTGTTTTCTGGGGAGTTGCCGAGCCTGTTCTATATTATATGGATCCTCCTCCCGGCATTGCAGCGGAAACAACGGAGGCAGCAAGAATGGGATTACGATACTCGGTGTTCCATTGGGCTTTGCATCCATGGGCGATTTTTTCCTTAGTGGCATTGGCTCTAGCTTATGTGCAATTTAGAAAAGAGCAACCAGCGTTAATTAGCTCTGCTTTTTACCCGTTAATCGGAAAGAAAGTTGATAGTTGGTATGGTCGAGGAATTGATGTATTAGCTGTATTAGCTACAGCAACAGGTGTTGCCACTACATTTGGATTAAGTGCGATTCAAATTACAGGAGGGTTATCATTTTTAACTCCGATTCCAAATACAGTTATTACACAAATGGTCGTCATCTTTATTGTGACAATTTTGTTTATTTTTTCAGCAGCCTCTGGATTAAATCGAGGAATTCGAATTTTAAGTGTTACAAATTTAACAATTGCGGGCATATTACTATTATTTATGATTATATTTGGCCCAACTTTGTTTATTGCTGAAAGCTTTGTTACGACATTAGGAGGTTATATTTCAAACGTCATACCAATGAGTTTGACGATGAATCCATTCTCTGGAAGTGTTTGGCTTGGAGCATATACAATATTCTTTTGGGCTTGGCATATTTCTTGGGCTCCATTTATGGGATTGTTCATTGCGCGTATTTCACGTGGGCGAACGATTCGAGAATTTGTATTTGGAGTTTTGCTTGTCCCGTCTGTATTGGGACTAATATGGTTTACTGCATTTGGTGGGACAGCCCTTCATTTAGACATTACAGGTGGTCATCAAATTGCAGAAGTTGTTTCATCTAATGTCGAGCTTGCTTTATTTGCAACATTAGCTGAGCTTCCTTTAGGCGGGCTTATGAGTGGCATAGCGGTCATTTTAATTTTGATTTTCTTTATTACATCTGCGGATTCAGCATCGTATGTGTTAGGAGCTATGACATCAAGGGGAAGTCTTAATCCGTATATGTATGTTAAAGTTGTGTGGGGCTTTTTAATTGCTGCAACAGCAAGTGTTCTTTTGCTTAGCGGAGGATTACAAGGCTTACAAACCGCTTCGATTATTGCCGCACTCCCGTTTGCTGTCATTATGGTTTTTATGACCATTTCTATTTTCATGATGTTAAATACTGACTTGCAAACTGAACGGAAAAAGAAACAAGAAAAGCAATTAGATAAATTAAAAGAAGAAATACGTGAAGAGGTATATGAAGATATAAAGGAAGAAGTAAAAGAAGAAATCCTAGAAGAAATAAATGAGGAAGAAACAATGAAGGAAACTGAAAACAAAAAAAATCTCTAA